CCCACCCACAGACCAGGGTCTCCAAGGTTGCTATAGCCCAGGAGATGAGGCTGACCTGGAGGGTCCTTTGGTTGTGGGCAGTTGGGCAAGATGGAACTGGAGCTTTGGAAATGTTCATTCTGTTGGCCCAGAGGTTCTGATTCCCTGTACTTGTCCCACAGGAATGATTAAGGTTATGCCTGGAGATTTCGTCTGCATTCTCTCTGAGGAAtgatgagcatcttctcatgtttatttattggcatttgtgtatcttctttggtgaaacgtGTTTTCAAGTTTCAAGTTTTATTTGGTTATCTCTCATTACTGAGTTTTGAAGAGTTTTTCTCTGTATTTGGCATTCAAGTCCTGCAAGAGATACGCAAATAACTTCTCCCAGTCTGACCTGTCTTCATCTTTTTAATGGTGGGTGTCTTTACAAGTGgcaagttttacatttttaagccaAATATAAGGGATTGTGGTTTCCAGGGGATTATATTGTGCTTTTACATGCAGTCCTGTTAAACTTAAGACTTAAACTCTGGTTTTCAGTTGCTTCTGTTGGCAGCTCTGCTGGTAAGCGGGAGCCCCAGGAGGGGTAGGGAACCACCCACTTGCAAAATGATTCTTAGAGAAAATTTAAGCCACTGTGGTGTCTTagacattttggagattaagcaaGAGAGAATGGCACAGTGTCCCAAGTTATGATCTGCCCCGTGAACCAACTAGCAAGTACTGCCCACCAGTCCCAAGGGCAGCACGAATCTAGCTTTCTGCCCAGTACAGATGTGTGTACCTGGGTCATACCTGACCCCTCTGCGTGTCATCCTGGCTGACACCGCTGACTGCACATAACCCTCCTCAGtaaggtggggatgggggcccACCTGGGTCAAGTATTGAGAGGTGACCAGGGGTGATTATCCAGGGCTGGGTACCCTAATGTTTACCCTTTCAGGGACTCACCCTGACAGATCTAACAAGCCTAGTTTTAATCTTACAAAGCACCAAGAGCTTTCAAATCCCACTTTCTCTAATGCCTAACCACCgtttacaaaatgttttttcttgtccatttcttcacgTTAAGCTTGGCCCAGCATGGCAGACTGGAAGAGACCACATGCCCCACAGTGAGGAACCGGTTTGGTTTTAGAGAATGGTGGCAACTCCATACTTTGCAGCTGAATTAGGGAAGACAACTTTATGCAAACTGGGCAACACCAGGCTCTACAGGTCGTAAATACCAATCCCACAGGCATCTCAAATTCCTTGGCATGTCAATCTCTACAAAGGTCAACTCCTCCACGAAAGGCAGTTTCTAATCCATCATCTGCAGAAAGAGCACAGCCAGTTTTATTCTTCAAAGCCTCCCATCAGCCGAGGGCCTTGCTCCCCTGGGCCTGCCTCTATGGCAGACACACACTGCAAAGACgccaaatttctttaaaaataatttattagtttTGGATCACAAAATATAGGGAAGACACAAGGGCAATGCCTGTGACCCCTTGGGCCGTACTTCCCTTCCATAAACACCTTTTAGAACCCCAGACTCGTGCTGCCCAAGCATTCTCTCACATCCTAACAGCTGCAGAGTATAGTACCTGACCATGTGGGAAGCTTAGACTCCCTGTAGGCGACGTGAGTGGCCCTTCTACTTaggtcttccagctcacttttgCCAGTATTGCAACAGCACGGGTTGTTCGAACTGTCCATGTCCTAAAACTCTCATGAATGAATAGGTCACAGGCAAATTCTGCCTGCACAGCCCTTACAACTGTCTACGCTTTTAAAAAGGCCTTTCTTAAAACAGCAGTGGCTAAGGCCCCTTTGCTATACCCAGTCTTCTAAGCCCCAGGCTGCCTGTGGCACCTGGACGGCAGCCCCTGGGGGTCCCCCACATCCTAGGGTGGCGATGGAGGAAGGGCAGGCCAGGCCAAGCATGAAGAAGAAACGGTCAATTTTATTTGGCTCAGACTAAGAATCCATGGGTCTTGAGGACCTCTGTGAATCGGTCGATTTTCTTCTCTATGTTCTTTTCGGCCTGCTTCCGTAGCCTCTGTGGGGTCAAGGTGACAGGTGGTGGTTAGTGGCTGCTCCCTAGGACTGCCCTTATCCCAGGGGGCCACCCACACCGGGCCTTAGGCAGAGCCTTCCGAGGGCATAACAAAGACCCAAGTCAAGAGTAATCAGCTCCCAGACCCTGCCCCAGAAAGCGTGGTGCCCCTCCAGCCTCAGCCCCGCCCTCACCATGAGCTGCTTCTTTTTCCGGTAGTGGATCTtggccttctcctttctcttctcctccagtGTAGCCGTTACTGCCTGGTACTTCCAGCCAACCTCATGAGCCAGGCGCCCTAGGTAGGCAAactgggggggagagggagaaacgAAGCTGTAAGGAAACGAGGCCAGGGTGACTAGGGGAAGGGCGCTGACATCCTGTCCTAGAGGGTCCCAGTCCAGCCGTACAACTTTGCAGCAAGCCTGCGCTCaagagacacagccacccctggCAGGGCTCTCTGCTCCTCCTGGCATCAGCTGAGCCATTGGCATTATCGGCACTGCCCACAGTGGCATCCGCAGACCATCGTGAGAAAAAGCCATCATCTGCCAGTCTTAGGGCCCTAGGTGCGCCCCCCAGGAAGCCTGGGACCCCAAGGCATCGCTCAGCAGACCCTGGAACTCACCTTCCGTGTAGGCTTCAGACGCACAACTTTGAGGGCGGCAGGAACCACCATCCGCTTTTTCTGTTAGAGAAGGAGAGGGACTTAGAGACCTGGAGTGAGGGACAGACAGGGAAGAAGGCTGGCTGGGGCAGGCGTCTCAGCCAGTGCTGTTTTCACGAGGATCAAACAATGTAGGTAACTGCAGAACATCACGGACACCAGACACAAAGATGCCGCTGAGGGAGATGGGTCTTGCTCACCTTGTCATAGGGTGGCGGGATCCCATCAAACACCTTGAGGCGGTCCAGAGCGGCCTGGCCTCGCTTGGTCTTGTGGGGCAGCATGCCTGTGGGCAGAGGACAACAGGCCTGCTCAGTGGGGCATGTGAGGACCCCGCTGCCTCACCTGGGCGGGCAGGCGGGCGGCCTCAGATGGTAGTGCATGTGGAGTCATCTCACGGTTGGGAAACTCGAACACGAGTGGGAAAAGTCTTCATCACCGGCCACCCGCCCCATCAGCCCGTGGTCCTCAGGCCCAGCTCACCTCGCACTGTCCGCCAGAAGATGCGGCTGGGGGCTCGGAAGTGGTAGGGGCCACGGGAGGGGTTGGTGTTCATCCGCTTGCGGAGGAATGCCAGGTACTTCACTGGGAAGAGGGGAGAGTGTGTGAGGCCTCAAGAGTCCTCAGGCAGATGGTAACTCCTTCCAACGCAGCACACAACCTTACTTCCGAGGGCGTGTTCGGGAACTCAGACTAACACCTCCCACCACTGGTGGGACTGCTTAGGAGCCCGTGAAAGCGTGAGCCCTACAGAGGTCCACCCTCTCCagccctcctcccaggccctcaCTCACACTTGTTTCTATAGAAATTGCCAGAAATGTTGATGCCCTCACAGCGCACAACCACCACCTTTCGACCTAGAGGGAATGGAAAATAAGACAATCAAGGAGGTCAAAAATTAGGAAGCAGGCCCAGTTACTGCTAAGGACCCAGAAAGGAGGCTCCTTCCGTCTCAAACTGGCCACAGTGCACAAGGAAGGCACGGAGTCTCCTGCCCCGTGTCACAGAGCAGCAATCGGCGAAGCTGGACTCATGCTTAAGTTCAATTTGTTAGTCTAACAGAGCCCAGAGCCCCCagcctgggaggggaggaggttgGCAGGTCTCAGAGCGGTGCATGGGGTTGATCTCATGGTCGTTAGACTCAAACGAAAGATGGTGATTTTTGCTCATCACTGACCTTGAGGCTCGTGTCTGGGGGAGCTATGGGCAGGGGGCAGACTTACCCAGAAGCACCTGCTTAGCCACGATGGCTGCCAGGCGGCCCAGGAGATGGCCTCGGCCATCGAGAACCAGGACCTGCTGGAAATAGGTTGAGAGGGCTCAGAGGCACCCACAGCTTTGACTCCCCACCTCAAACAATCATTCCTCCCTACTTGTTCATTTCACCTACCTCCCAGAGTACCTGTTAACCAAGTACAAGACCCAGAAACTAGAACCTAAGGCTCACTTTACAGACAAGGCCAAGAGAGCAAGTGACTGACTCAGAATTTCAGTAAGTGGAATAAGATACCAAAGGACTCCCCTCACATCTCAGCTGCTTGAAGGGCAAGAATCTTTATGCCCAGATTATGCTTGACAGTCAGCAAATGAGCTACAATCTGAATCCAGACTGGCAATACTGATCCTCCAGGCAGAAGAACCTGTGATCTGGATACAAGCTGCAGAATCTCGACAGAATCTGGTTCTGTCCTGGTCTCAGATACTTTTCTAGCATGAAGGTTCAGAGCGGATGAAGCTAGGAAGGGTAGTCTAAAGCCCTGGCTGGCTCTGGTATTGACTAGATTTGCATCCTCCGGCGAACTGCTCAAACGCCAATCCTCAACTTCTTGTCAAGTGTAAAAGTCCCAAGTTTACCAAGGGCTTGCTATACATGTTATGATTTTTGGAAGCCGGTGCAAAAGGCCACAAAATCTAAAACCAGACTTCCTGACAACATAACTTTGGTCAAAACCCTCCAAATCTCCAATATCTGTTTCAGGAACACTATGATAAATTAACTGAATTACACAAAATACAAGGCAAACGGTACCAAGCGCCGTAAATGCAGGGACACGGTTTCGGAGAACTCTACCACTTGCCTGGCCCCAAACGTGGTTTTCCTTCCTAAACCACAGACCCATCACAGGCACACCCCTTCCAGAGGCATCCTTTCCTTTATATCGAATAGGTTACACAAGAAGACTGGGCAAAGTCAGAATTAAGTTTCTGCTGCCGTCCTTGAGGGCCTCCAGGTCGTTAAGGACAAACGATATCCCAGGGCTGTGAACATTTCATCACAATCCTGTTTCCAGCACCAGCAGACCTTTAGACTTCCTCGACCCCCAAGAGGAAGGAAAATAACAATTCGTGCCTGCATGCCCTGTAGGCAGGAGCTCTCTCGACCCACTGCAAAAATTTCGCGCTAAAATACCCACAGCTGCAGGGAAACCCTGATGCGCACTCCCACGAGGCCGAAACAACCCGCGCCTTGGGCAGGGCGGAAATACCCTCCATTTTGGCCAATCCTCGGCTTCTCTTCGTCCCCTGGCCGCGCAGCTGCCTTCCGCGTGCTTCCCCACCGCTGAGGACACACTGGCCCAATTCGGCCAAGGCCCGGCCAAAATCAAGGTAAATCAGGCctagttttaaaataacttttcttgtGCTGGAAGCCCCGACCACTGCCCCCTGGGCGAAAAATGATGCCGCATTCTAGCCAGCCGAGAGCGTAAAAACCGTTTTATATTTCCGTTTTGGGTTCCTCTTACCCCGAAAGCTTTCTGTTTTGCTCAGTTGTCGACCTTAAGTTCCACAGTACACTTACGAGAGGAAAGAGGTCCAACCCCGGTCCGGTCTCGACCCCACCCGGCCCCACACCGCTCCGCCCCGCGCAGAGCCTGTACCTGTCCCTCCGCCATCTTCGGCAGCCGCCTGGGAAAGAAGGAACCTTAACCGCAGGGTTTCTTATCCCTTGAAACAGGGGCGGAGGAAGTGACGCAACACGGGCGCTTTCCGTCTTTTCATTGGCCAGAGTGCCTTGCGCGTGCGCAGAAAGGCCCACTGGAAGGCGGGTCATCTTTTGACTGTCCAATCAGTATCGTTTCTATCGAACCTAGGCGGCCATGGCTGTGCCGGGCGAGATCACGTGGGGTAGGAGGGGGCTCTGCGGGGGCGGGGCTGTTCAGCCTCTGTTGCCGTATTTAGGAGGGGCTGGTAATCCTCGCGCGAGTTGCTCGCTGTGTTTGCGGTGGGGCGGGGGCGAGAAGGCTGGAGGAGAAGCGCTCTTAACCCCTAAAGCGATATCACGTGTAGGCCCACAGCAGGCAACGAGGCTTGCCCTTTAGCGCTTCAGTCTAGGCTTAGAGATCTGGATTTCGGTGTCTGTCCGGCTTCCTTGTGATCTGGCTAAATCCCTGGCCGTGtatgggcctcagtgtcctcacctgtcAAAAAGGTGGAGATAGTCTTCCCTATGAGATCTAACGTATGAAGGAATGACTTCTAGATGCCTGAGTGTTCCCCAAAGGAGCTTCTCACTTTCTGGACAAAGCCTTTGCTTTGGCGGTGCCCCTTGACTGGGatgccctcccctccacccccaccttcTAAAATCTGGCTTGAGTCCTTCTCTCTAGAGAGCCTCCCTGTTATCTCAGGCTGGCTCAGGTACATCCTCGGGGCTCCCACAGTGCCTATGCTACCTCCATTAGAGCGTGTGTCATCCTGTACTGGGGCTCTCTGGGGCCCCTGTCTTCTCACCCATGGACCAGGAACCCTGAGAGGGTGGGGCTGGTTCTCACTCACGTCTGGGTCCCAGCCTTGCCCTGCACTGGCCCTGGGGCCCAGGAGGCCTCAGAAAATAGGTATTGAATGAAACACTGCATTAACTGAAAAACCAAGACCCAAACCCAAACTGCCCCATCCACTCACCCTGTCCCATCCACAGACAGGCCTGGCCAGAGCTGGTAGAAAAGGATGATTTATATACAATTTCCTGGGGACAAGGGCTTTGTACAGAGGGGGGAGGGTGAGGCCGGGGCCGCTGCTGGGTGCTGGCGTTGCCTCCATCCTGGGGAGACAGTGACAGGAGCAATGTGGCCAAGGAAAGGACCAGTTTCTAGCTGACTTCCTCCAAGTTCCGACTCTGTGTCCTCGGGCAGGTgactcctctctctgggcctcagtgtcctcctctgtaaaatgggatgatagaTGACTCACTGGGCTGTTTGAGGCTCCGTGgacagaggagaggaaagcaCCAAGCTCAGGGCTTGGCACAGTCTCAATGCCAAAACCAACTCCATTCACCCTGAATGCTCACTATGTGTTTGGGCATCGCTGGCCGAGAGAAGTAACTCTCTGCAACCATGAGAGATCTGCGCTCTCCAGGACAGCTGTGATACCAGCCACATGTGAATACTGGGCACTGTAAATGTGGCCAGCAAAACTGAGAAACTGAGTTTTTCATTTTAcctaatttaaacttaaatagtgTGGTTATTGGGAGAGTGGGAAAACAGGGTGTGAACAGGGACAAGGGTAGGAGGAAAACTTCTCAATGAAAATTGTATCtcggggacgtccctggtggcgcagtggttagaagtccgcctaccaatgcaggggacacggattcaagccctgatccgggaagatcccatatgccgcagagctattaagctcgtgcaccacaagtactgagcctgcgctctagagcctgtgctctgcaatgagaagtcctcgcaccacaacaaagagtagcccccgctcaccacaactagagaaagcacgtgcatagcaacgaagacccaatgcagccaaaaaaaaaaaaaaaagtactcccCAAAACAAATGCTGACATGAAAGATCATTTAATTTAGAAATTGTTCCGTGATCCAGTTACTGGAAAACTTCTGTAGGTTTCAAAGAACTTGAGTATACGAATCTACTTATGCAGCTGTAAATTTCATGGAATCTAAATACTGATCaaatatttctgataaaaatttCGCATATGCATTGTGATGTGCTGTGAGTGTAGCATACACACTACATTCTGAAGACTtggtatgaaaaaaagaatgtaaaaatatctcactgataattttttaaagtattgattacatgttgagatGACAACATTTTGGATACACAgggtgaaataaaatatattcttttttttggccacgccactgggcttacgggatcttagttccccgaccaagaatcaaacccgtgacccctgcagtggaagcacagagtcctaaccactggaccaccaggggattccctaaaatatattctttatactAACctgcttatttttactttaaaaaaagattcagctactagaaaatttaaaatcacatGTGTGGCTTATATTCCATTTCATTGGACAGCATTGCTGAAAGGGTTTTTCGTGGTCACTTCCCTTAACCTCTCAACAACTCTATGGTAGAAGGATTATTATTAGAGTCTTttgtacagataagaaaactgaggcagaagagtgaAAGGCACAGAAGCCGGAATCAGAAGGCCCAGagtcaaatcttggctctgtcactcatgagctgtgtgacttttggcaaatgatttacctctctgggccttggtttccgcctctgtgaaatggggataataatggcacCAGCTTCTCAATTAAGTGAGTTAATTTGTAGAAAGCTCCAGCACAAGACCTGAGACACTGAGGCACTCTACGTGTAAGCCATTGATGCCAGATGTTTCTTGTTAGATCCCTCTGAGCACATTGGGAACCTGGGCCCTCCACTCCTTCCTCCCTCGGGGAACCACCCACCTTCTGCCCCCAGACTGGTTCCCAAGTTTGCCTCTGGGGCTTCCTCTTCCTGCTGCCCTAGGTGAGAAGTCTCAGCTCCCTTACCTCGACTTTGAGGCCTAGATGTTGCTGTGTCATTTTCaatcccccacccacccaccccaggctGGGCGAAGTTGCTAGAACACCCTGACCTTTTTCACACCAGGAGGGCTTTGCAGAGGCGGTCCCCTCTGCCTGCTCCAGGAGGCCGCtctctcctggcttgcagactcCTGTATCCAAATACCTCCCCGGAGGTTGGGGTGGGTGGTGTCTTCATGTCCGCAGGTCCCCACTGAGCTCACTGTCTTTCCCaaatctccctcctccccccaggttCCCCACTGGGCCAGACCCAGCGTCCTCTGCTTGCgccacctccccttcctccttcctcccaccccccaccaagCCTGTCAGTCTCCAGCCCCATCCCTCCTGATGATCCCTGACCCCTGACTCTGCCCGTCCCCTCCTCTCCGTCCCCGTGGTCCGGCCCTGGCTCAGGCCTGGTCCTCTCTCCCTGGACCCTCGCCCAGCAGCCTCCACTTTGGCCTCCAGTCTGCTGTCTGTTCCAGTCTGTCCCCCTCCATGGCCCCAGAAGGGTCTTCTTGCATCCGGACTGACCCACACCTTCCCTGCTCAAGGCCCCCCTCCACACAGGCCACCCACACCAACACCAAATCCAGGGTCCTCAGCTTGATGAGGAGTCAGTGCTCCAGGCAGGGCACCTATGGCCCCCAAAGGATCAGCTGACTCCGGCCatgccctctgcccaccccactgGCTCACCCGCTCCCCAGGGTAAGGCATCCTCTGTCTCTTCCTTCGCCAGTGCAGGCACCAGGCAGCGGCCAGCAGCAGGAGGGCCACGGGCAGCAGCAGCAAGAGGAGCAGAAGAGGGGCCTGCAGGGCCGGCAGGGATGTGGCCCCCAAGGCCCCGGGACTCCTTGGGGGCAGCAGGGTGGAGGAGTCTGccaggagagaggaggctgggtgaCTGAGAAGAAGGGCCAGgccagggaaggaaaaaaaaggcctGCCTggtcctgctgtgtgacctcgggtggGCTgctcacttctctgggcctcagtcacctcatccataaaatggggataattattgTGTCGACTTCATAAGGTTGTCACAAAGATTAAACGCGTGAATATACcgaaagtgcttagaacagtgtctagcaCGTAGTAaggttgaattttatttattttttaaagccactaataactttttatttcaaatatatcatttttctttttttttctttttgcccgcacggcatgtgggatcttagttccccgaccagggatcgaacccaggcccctgccagtggaagtgtggaagtcctaaccagtggacctccagggaattccctacattttattttaaaaagggacaAATGTGTGTCTAGTGCTTATGTATCGATTTGCTTATTTGTCTTCTTCCCCCAATAGTCTATGAGCTACATGAGGGTGACAGGAGCCTTATTGCCAGAACCTACTACTTAGTGCTGATGAAATAATAGtttaatttacataaagtaaATATCTGAGTGGATGAATGGACAGATAATAGAACAATGAAAGATACAATGTGTGAAGCTATGATGGCTCACAAGGCCCCACTTGATCTGGCCCCCTTTGTTCCTTCTGAACCCTCACCCCCCACCTTCTCCCCTTTGCTTACTTGGCCTCAGCCACTGGGGCCTCCTCATGATTCCTTAAACGGGTAGGCAggtttctgcctcaggacctttgcactggctgttcccttgtCAACTTTCAGTGACTTTCCAGTCAACCACCTCAGCCCATGATTCCATCACCCTGTTTTAATTTGCCTGCATGGGGCTCGTTACACTCAGATATTTTCCTGATTAATTATATGTTTacatgtttattatctgtctcctttATTAGCAGGTCAGCCTCCCATGGACATGGACTTGATCTTGTTTTGTGCTGTGTCTCCAATGCCAGGCACCAGGGAGATGGTTAATAAaggttggttgaatgaatgattagTGATACATGTAAATACAAATGACGACGTTAAATATAAATGactaggacttctctggtggcgcagtggttaagaatccgcctgccaatgcaggggacatggcttcgatccctggtccgggaagatcccacatgccgcggagcaactaagcccatgcaccacaactactgagcctgcgctctagagcccgagagccacaactactgagcccgcgcaccacggctactgaaacccacgcacctagagcctgtgctccgcaacaggagaagccaccgcaatgagaagcccgcgcaccacaatgaagagtagcccccgctcgccgcaactagagaaagcctgcgccagcaacgaagaccccatgcagccaaaaataaataaacaaacaaacaaacaaataatttatatatctatatatgactAAACGATTGGAAATGCAGGAAGAAATTGAGAAGAATATAATTAGAGTGGGAGGTTTTCttatgtccccccacccccaccccccgcatggcttgcgggatctgaccagggatggaacctgtgccccctgcagtggaagcatggagtcctaaccactggaccaccaggcaagttcCTAGAGCGGGACGTTTTTAACCATCCCTCTCAGAACTTGACAGGTCTTGTAGACAAATATAACGAAGTCAGAAAGTCTCTGAAGAATACCAAGATAAGGTTGATAGAATATATACACACTGATTCAATCCTGAtcataccaaaaaaaacaaacaaaaaaaatctattattttccTAAGACCTTGTTCAGTTACAAAACTGATTATATACTTGGCCATAAAGGAAAACTTAATAAATTGAACAAGTTAAGTTTTCACAGGGCGTGGTCTCTCGTCATATTCCAATAAAGTTATTTcactttgaaactttttttttttttggccgcaccacgtggcttgcaggatcttagttccctgaccagggactgaacctgtgcccttggcggcaaaagctcagagtcctaaccacgggacctcTAGGGAATTCCCCACTTTGAAACTTTAGGGCTGGTCCATCCAATATGGCGGCCACTTGCCTCATGTGGCGACTAAAGATGTGACCTGCGGCCAAtctgaactgagatgtgctgtccgtgtaaaatacacaccaattCTTAAAGACTTAGTAGGGAAAAAAGGATGTGAAATACCtcattaagtaatttttaaaaatattgattatgtGTTGAAATGATATCTTGGGTTaaaatatattgggttaaataaaaaatattgagttgGTAAAATTTgtggtttagggacttccctggcggtccagcggttaggacagtgagctctcactgccgagggccctggttcgatccctgatcagggaactaaaatcccacaagttgCGGGGCGTGGCCCCCCAAAAAACTtgtgatttaaatattattttaaaaattataaaattatgagaattaaattcaagggacttccctggtggtccagtggttaagactccgctaaataaataaataaattcaataacATCACAGAATTcccgggcggtccagtggttaggactacacgcttccactgcaggtggcacgggtttgatctctggttggggaacaaagatcctgcaagccatgcagcacagccaaaaaaaaaaaataataataataataaattcaataacATCGTTATAGAGAACAGATTACTGGTTGACAGGGGTTAGGATGGGAGTTTTAGGATGAGATCTAGTTGCACAAACTCACATGTGGTTACACAAAGCTACATGTGTGATAAAATtacatagacacacatatatacacacacacacactctctcttttAGGGGTTGAATgtgtccctcaaaattcatatgatgaAATCCTAGCccacagtacctcagaatgtgcccTTATTTGGAGATCAGGTCTGCAAAGAggtgatcaagttaaaatgaggttgttaatggtgggccctaatccaatatgactggtatcct
Above is a window of Balaenoptera ricei isolate mBalRic1 chromosome 19, mBalRic1.hap2, whole genome shotgun sequence DNA encoding:
- the RPL13A gene encoding large ribosomal subunit protein uL13 isoform X1, which produces MAEGQQVLVLDGRGHLLGRLAAIVAKQVLLGRKVVVVRCEGINISGNFYRNKLKYLAFLRKRMNTNPSRGPYHFRAPSRIFWRTVRGMLPHKTKRGQAALDRLKVFDGIPPPYDKKKRMVVPAALKVVRLKPTRKFAYLGRLAHEVGWKYQAVTATLEEKRKEKAKIHYRKKKQLMRLRKQAEKNIEKKIDRFTEVLKTHGFLV
- the RPL13A gene encoding large ribosomal subunit protein uL13 isoform X2, encoding MAEGQVLVLDGRGHLLGRLAAIVAKQVLLGRKVVVVRCEGINISGNFYRNKLKYLAFLRKRMNTNPSRGPYHFRAPSRIFWRTVRGMLPHKTKRGQAALDRLKVFDGIPPPYDKKKRMVVPAALKVVRLKPTRKFAYLGRLAHEVGWKYQAVTATLEEKRKEKAKIHYRKKKQLMRLRKQAEKNIEKKIDRFTEVLKTHGFLV
- the FLT3LG gene encoding fms-related tyrosine kinase 3 ligand isoform X5, which produces MGGARDGGGKERFKIHHPSGSQDELCGAFWRLVLAQRWMGRLKTVAGSQMGKLLEAVNTEIHFVTSCAFQPLPSCLRFVQANISHLLQDTSQQLVALKPWITRRNFSRCLELQCQPGKDSSTLLPPRSPGALGATSLPALQAPLLLLLLLLPVALLLLAAAWCLHWRRKRQRMPYPGERRRTLRPRERSHLPEDTESELGGSQLETGPFLGHIAPVTVSPGWRQRQHPAAAPASPSPLCTKPLSPGNCI